The following coding sequences lie in one Xanthomonas hyacinthi genomic window:
- the ppc gene encoding phosphoenolpyruvate carboxylase, with translation MNEYRSSIVFATPDIPLRDDVRRLGALVGDLLAEQVSAEFLDEIETIRTTAIARRESDAPPSSLSQQLSGRAPRDAEALVRAFSTYFQVVNIAERVHRIRRRRDYQRNSADTPQPDGLHDALRRLKAQGVSAQELGEWLPRIDVEPVFTAHPTEAVRRALLEKEQLMVASLVDNLDGMRTPGERATDAARFRMALTASWQTADSSPVRPTVEDEREHVGFYLTQVLYRVVPVMYETLEHAIEETYGTPLPLPRLLRFGTWVGGDMDGNPNVDAGTITATLDAQRRAVLNRYLKELWQLASLLSQSTTLVAVSAPLLGQLERYRQLLPAAAARSRPRHGDMPYRLLNDLMRARLQAALDDAPGAYAAPTELEQDLQLILDSLQANKGLHAGWFAVRRLLWRVRSFGFHLARLDVRQESSVHARAVAAALGEDDWDARSPEERAAVLGAYAGGEQTLPTAPEDAGNARLDAVFAALADARARHGADALGSYIISMAHNRADVLTVLALARRGGLVDAQGAVPLDIVPLFETVDDLRGGTDTLRDLLADPVYRRHLAARADVQMVMLGYSDSGKDGGIAASRWGLQRAQVELLDAAAELGIRLTFFHGRGGSIVRGGGKTTRALEAAPRGSVDGRLRVTEQGEVIHRKYGIRALALRSLEQMTGAVLLSSLRPRAPDAREDAWRPVMDIVAEHSTGAYRSFVGDAEFMRYFRLATPIDVIERMTLGSRPSRRLGQDAALDNLRAIPWVFAWSQARAVIPGWYGVGSGLRAAVEAGHEDTLREMAADWPFFRTFLDDIAMVLSKGDLNIAEMFSRLAGPLHARFFPRIRDELALTKGWVKSLTGQVSLLQHDPRLALSIRLRNPYIDPISVLQVDLLQRWRATEGEDEELLRALVACVNGVSQGVQNTG, from the coding sequence CGCTGGTGCGCGCGTTCAGCACCTATTTTCAAGTGGTCAACATCGCCGAGCGCGTACACCGCATCCGCCGCCGCCGCGACTACCAGCGCAACAGCGCCGACACGCCGCAGCCGGACGGCCTGCACGACGCGCTGCGCCGGCTCAAGGCGCAGGGGGTGAGCGCGCAGGAGCTGGGCGAATGGCTGCCGCGCATCGACGTGGAGCCGGTGTTCACCGCGCACCCGACCGAGGCGGTGCGCCGCGCGCTACTGGAGAAAGAGCAATTGATGGTGGCCAGCCTGGTCGACAACCTCGACGGCATGCGCACGCCCGGCGAGCGCGCCACCGATGCGGCGCGCTTCCGCATGGCGCTGACCGCGTCGTGGCAGACCGCCGATTCCTCGCCGGTGCGGCCGACCGTGGAAGACGAACGCGAGCACGTCGGCTTCTACCTGACCCAGGTGCTGTACCGGGTGGTCCCGGTGATGTACGAGACCCTGGAGCACGCAATCGAGGAAACCTACGGCACGCCGCTGCCGCTGCCGCGGCTGCTGCGCTTCGGCACCTGGGTCGGCGGCGACATGGACGGCAACCCGAACGTGGATGCCGGCACCATCACCGCCACGCTCGACGCGCAGCGCCGCGCGGTGCTGAACCGCTATCTGAAGGAGCTGTGGCAGCTGGCCAGCCTGCTCAGCCAGTCCACCACCCTGGTCGCGGTCAGCGCGCCGCTGCTGGGGCAACTGGAACGCTACCGGCAACTGCTGCCCGCGGCCGCGGCGCGCTCGCGGCCGCGCCACGGCGACATGCCGTACCGCCTGCTCAACGACCTGATGCGCGCGCGCCTGCAGGCAGCGCTGGACGACGCACCGGGCGCCTATGCCGCGCCGACCGAGCTGGAACAGGACCTGCAGCTGATCCTGGACAGCCTGCAGGCCAACAAGGGCCTGCACGCCGGCTGGTTCGCGGTGCGGCGGCTGCTGTGGCGGGTGCGCAGCTTCGGCTTCCACCTGGCGCGGCTGGACGTGCGCCAGGAGTCCAGCGTGCATGCGCGCGCGGTCGCCGCGGCGCTGGGCGAGGACGACTGGGACGCGCGTTCGCCCGAGGAGCGCGCCGCGGTACTCGGCGCCTACGCCGGCGGCGAGCAGACCCTGCCGACAGCGCCCGAGGATGCCGGCAACGCACGCCTGGACGCGGTGTTCGCCGCGCTCGCCGATGCGCGCGCGCGCCACGGCGCCGATGCGCTGGGCAGCTACATCATCAGCATGGCGCACAACCGCGCCGACGTGCTGACCGTGCTTGCCCTGGCGCGGCGCGGTGGCCTGGTCGATGCGCAGGGCGCGGTGCCGCTGGACATCGTGCCGCTGTTCGAGACCGTGGACGACCTGCGCGGCGGCACCGACACGCTGCGCGACCTGCTCGCCGACCCGGTCTACCGCCGCCACCTGGCCGCGCGCGCCGACGTGCAGATGGTGATGCTCGGCTATTCGGACAGCGGCAAGGACGGCGGCATCGCCGCCTCGCGCTGGGGACTGCAGCGCGCGCAGGTGGAACTGCTCGATGCGGCCGCCGAACTCGGCATCCGCCTGACCTTCTTCCATGGCCGCGGCGGTTCCATCGTGCGCGGCGGCGGCAAGACCACGCGTGCGCTGGAGGCGGCGCCGCGCGGCAGCGTCGATGGCCGCCTGCGGGTGACCGAGCAGGGCGAGGTGATCCACCGTAAGTACGGCATCCGCGCGCTGGCGCTGCGCTCGCTGGAGCAGATGACCGGCGCGGTGCTGCTGTCGAGCCTGCGCCCGCGCGCGCCGGACGCGCGCGAGGACGCGTGGCGGCCGGTGATGGACATCGTCGCCGAGCACAGCACCGGCGCCTACCGCAGCTTCGTCGGCGATGCCGAATTCATGCGCTATTTCCGCCTGGCCACGCCGATCGACGTGATCGAGCGGATGACCCTGGGCTCGCGGCCGTCGCGGCGGCTGGGCCAGGACGCGGCGCTGGACAACCTGCGCGCGATCCCGTGGGTGTTCGCCTGGAGCCAGGCGCGCGCGGTGATCCCGGGCTGGTACGGCGTCGGCAGCGGTCTGCGCGCGGCGGTGGAGGCCGGCCATGAGGACACGCTGCGCGAGATGGCCGCCGACTGGCCGTTCTTCCGCACCTTCCTCGACGACATCGCGATGGTGCTGTCCAAGGGCGACCTCAACATCGCCGAGATGTTCTCGCGCCTGGCCGGGCCGCTGCACGCGCGCTTCTTCCCGCGCATCCGCGACGAGCTGGCGCTGACCAAGGGCTGGGTGAAATCGCTGACCGGGCAGGTGTCGCTGCTGCAGCACGACCCGCGGCTGGCGCTGTCGATCCGCCTGCGCAATCCCTACATCGACCCGATCAGCGTGCTGCAGGTGGACCTGCTGCAGCGCTGGCGGGCCACCGAGGGCGAAGACGAAGAGTTGCTGCGGGCGCTGGTGGCCTGCGTCAACGGCGTCTCGCAGGGCGTGCAGAATACCGGCTGA
- a CDS encoding TetR/AcrR family transcriptional regulator, with translation MDLRTDAAQRRRLLLDAADEVFCEHGVLAPLELVVERSGVGRATLYRNFADRTALMAALLQRGLDGLDGCARAIGERPDGLFLLLRDVAEHIAMSAPLTDYWRSMPRERPPITAAHTRVMAILLPFLQRAIDAGLCRAQLDGDDLGLLMDMLGACQRGSDEAERKALALRGWRLLCHALATPAAAAAL, from the coding sequence ATGGACCTGCGCACCGATGCCGCCCAACGCCGCCGCCTGTTGCTCGACGCGGCCGACGAGGTGTTCTGCGAGCACGGCGTGCTGGCGCCGCTGGAGCTGGTGGTCGAGCGCTCCGGCGTGGGCCGGGCCACGCTGTACCGCAATTTCGCCGACCGCACCGCGCTGATGGCGGCACTGCTGCAGCGTGGCCTGGACGGGCTGGACGGCTGCGCGCGCGCCATCGGCGAGCGCCCCGACGGCCTGTTCCTGCTGTTGCGCGACGTCGCCGAGCACATCGCGATGTCCGCGCCGCTGACCGACTACTGGCGCTCGATGCCGCGCGAGCGTCCCCCCATCACCGCGGCGCACACGCGGGTGATGGCGATCCTGCTGCCGTTCCTGCAGCGCGCGATCGACGCCGGCCTGTGCCGCGCGCAACTGGACGGCGACGATCTGGGCTTGCTGATGGACATGCTTGGCGCCTGCCAGCGCGGCAGCGACGAAGCCGAGCGCAAGGCGCTGGCGCTGCGCGGTTGGCGGCTGCTGTGCCATGCGCTGGCCACGCCGGCGGCGGCCGCGGCGCTATGA